From Butyricimonas paravirosa, one genomic window encodes:
- a CDS encoding SusC/RagA family TonB-linked outer membrane protein, which produces MKLSSLLMLLFCMNLSAGIYAQEARLSVSVENSNIREIIRIIKQQSDYTFVYNVEELDHIGSITMNVKDSDVRTILDACLKNSGYTYSILDKVIVIRKAEPQQQEQIKKIRGTITDKKKVPLPGVTVLIKGTTTGVSTDMNGKFEMVQPKDSNIVLLVSFIGMKTQTIPYKGQDLTIVMEEDSQEMEEVVVTGYQVINKKKSTSAITSVKMDDIMIPGATSIDQMLEGRVSDMILMTNSGEVGVAPKIRIRGTSTLVGNREPLWVVDGIIVQDPVPISSEELNDPDYINRIGNAIAGLNPQDIERLDILKDAAATALYGTKAANGVIVITTKKGRVGDPIISYNMTTTFRQRPRYTDRKINVMNSRERIQLSRELFDQHYVYNGSVNPVGYEGLLNDLYNGKLTDTQFSQEVAKLETMNTDWFKLLTEDTFSHQHTVSISGGSEKTRYYSSIGFSRDNDVIKGNYNQRYTASLNVETTLTKWFTASFQMQGNVSHREYNQDAINPMDYAYNASRAIPAYDENGNYAYYKKMTGNSSRRNYNILNELENSYTDQHTSGITVNANLKFNFTNWLNANAIISYTNSNAEIEGYWGEETYYAASLRGTEFGTIPTPGEDSNSVLPFGGELTRNETRSNSYTARLQVNANKYFGADEQHNINASAGFELSSSRYNGFKSVDRGYYPDRGKMFVSNISISDYPTYGSWLASNVPSVTDNLTNMLSGYATLSYSYQNYFTVNVNARVDGSNKFGDQSNNKFLPIWSASGAYNISEHDMLQKEWIDYITLKVSFGYQGNMLEDQSPVMLIQKNPMDPYYNEMTSKITRNPNPNLKWEKTSSFNTGLMFSLLRNRVQVEGQYYYKRTKDAFMTKEVANMNGVDSYVINGGDVENKGYSVDITVSPISRQNVRWTLSTSFSKNFNKVKNDPDAQTYNYSDFLNGTVVVKDKAVNTFYSYKFIGISPVDGGPMFDDMENNKHELSGLSKYETFTRVLKASGRREPYMSGGLSTTLRYKNLRMSAMFSYSLGAKTRLFRMFNDNIKPEFNVHRDFLKRWQKPGDEKSTNIPSLMSYGSAAYYRYYTHYSNLFDDIQPFASDAWTMYDYSDARVVSANYLKCSSLSFTYEFGERILPKIGMSRLALTLSGTNLFTLCSSKLKGQTPTQGGFSEIQLSERPTYSFGLSVSF; this is translated from the coding sequence ATGAAATTAAGCAGCTTGTTGATGCTATTATTCTGCATGAATTTGTCGGCTGGGATTTACGCCCAAGAGGCCAGATTGTCGGTCTCAGTCGAAAATAGTAACATCCGGGAAATCATCCGGATCATAAAACAGCAGAGCGACTACACGTTCGTTTATAACGTGGAGGAATTGGATCATATCGGATCAATCACCATGAACGTGAAGGATTCCGATGTGAGAACCATTCTCGATGCTTGCCTGAAAAATAGCGGGTACACCTACTCCATTCTCGACAAAGTGATCGTCATTCGTAAGGCAGAACCTCAACAACAGGAACAGATCAAGAAAATACGAGGTACCATCACGGATAAAAAGAAAGTTCCCCTACCCGGCGTGACCGTGCTAATCAAGGGAACCACCACAGGAGTCTCCACGGATATGAACGGGAAATTCGAAATGGTTCAGCCGAAAGATTCCAACATCGTGTTACTCGTTTCTTTTATCGGAATGAAAACCCAGACCATTCCTTACAAGGGACAGGACCTGACCATCGTGATGGAAGAAGATTCACAGGAAATGGAAGAAGTGGTTGTCACCGGTTATCAAGTCATTAATAAGAAAAAATCCACGAGTGCCATCACTTCAGTAAAAATGGATGATATTATGATTCCGGGTGCCACCTCCATCGACCAGATGCTGGAAGGACGAGTTTCAGACATGATCTTAATGACGAATTCCGGAGAAGTGGGTGTTGCCCCCAAAATCAGAATCCGGGGAACATCGACATTGGTCGGGAACCGGGAACCGTTGTGGGTCGTGGATGGAATCATCGTGCAGGACCCTGTACCCATCTCGTCAGAGGAACTAAATGACCCCGATTATATCAACCGGATCGGTAATGCCATTGCCGGACTAAACCCGCAAGACATTGAACGTCTCGATATTCTGAAAGATGCCGCCGCTACCGCCTTGTACGGGACGAAAGCGGCCAACGGGGTAATCGTGATCACAACGAAAAAAGGACGTGTCGGAGACCCGATTATCAGCTACAACATGACCACCACTTTCCGGCAACGCCCGCGCTACACGGATCGGAAAATTAACGTGATGAATTCAAGAGAAAGAATCCAACTTTCCCGTGAATTATTTGACCAGCACTACGTGTACAACGGGAGTGTAAACCCGGTAGGTTACGAGGGACTTTTGAATGACCTGTACAACGGAAAACTCACGGATACGCAATTTTCCCAAGAGGTTGCCAAACTTGAAACCATGAATACCGATTGGTTCAAGCTTTTGACTGAAGATACCTTTTCCCATCAACATACCGTTAGTATTTCAGGAGGCTCCGAGAAAACCCGCTATTATTCCTCTATCGGCTTTTCCAGAGATAACGATGTTATCAAAGGGAATTACAATCAACGTTACACGGCCTCATTAAACGTGGAAACCACACTGACCAAATGGTTTACAGCCTCTTTCCAGATGCAAGGGAATGTCAGCCACCGGGAATACAATCAAGATGCCATAAACCCGATGGATTACGCGTACAATGCCAGCCGGGCAATCCCTGCCTACGATGAAAACGGGAATTACGCTTACTACAAGAAAATGACAGGCAACAGTTCACGTCGGAATTATAACATTTTGAACGAACTGGAAAACAGTTATACCGATCAACACACGTCCGGAATTACCGTAAATGCCAACCTTAAATTCAATTTTACAAACTGGCTGAACGCAAATGCCATCATTTCTTACACTAATTCCAACGCCGAGATCGAAGGTTACTGGGGAGAAGAGACCTACTATGCCGCCTCTCTTCGGGGAACGGAATTCGGAACAATTCCCACCCCCGGCGAAGACAGTAATAGCGTGTTACCTTTCGGGGGTGAATTGACTCGAAATGAAACCCGTAGTAACTCTTACACGGCTCGTTTACAGGTTAATGCCAATAAATATTTCGGAGCCGACGAACAGCATAATATCAATGCCAGTGCCGGGTTCGAATTAAGTTCCTCTCGATACAACGGTTTCAAAAGCGTGGATCGCGGGTATTATCCCGACCGGGGTAAAATGTTCGTCAGTAACATCAGTATTTCAGATTACCCGACTTACGGTTCGTGGTTGGCAAGCAATGTCCCGAGCGTGACGGATAATCTGACGAATATGCTATCCGGGTATGCTACTCTCTCTTATAGTTATCAAAACTATTTCACAGTAAACGTGAATGCCCGCGTGGACGGTTCCAACAAGTTCGGAGACCAGAGTAATAATAAATTCTTACCTATCTGGTCTGCATCCGGGGCGTATAACATCTCGGAACATGACATGCTGCAAAAGGAGTGGATCGACTATATTACCCTGAAAGTTTCTTTCGGTTACCAAGGAAACATGTTGGAAGATCAATCCCCGGTCATGTTGATCCAAAAAAACCCAATGGACCCTTATTATAATGAAATGACCTCCAAAATTACACGGAATCCGAATCCGAACTTGAAATGGGAAAAAACCAGCTCATTCAATACCGGATTAATGTTTTCCCTCTTACGCAATCGTGTACAAGTAGAAGGACAGTATTATTACAAACGCACGAAGGATGCCTTTATGACAAAAGAAGTGGCAAACATGAACGGCGTGGATTCTTACGTAATTAACGGTGGAGACGTGGAAAACAAGGGTTACAGCGTCGATATTACCGTTTCTCCCATTTCCAGACAGAATGTACGCTGGACATTATCGACCTCATTTTCCAAAAACTTCAACAAAGTGAAGAACGATCCGGACGCACAAACCTATAATTACTCGGATTTTCTAAACGGGACCGTGGTCGTGAAGGATAAGGCCGTGAACACATTCTACTCTTACAAGTTTATCGGGATCAGTCCCGTGGATGGAGGACCGATGTTTGACGATATGGAAAACAACAAACACGAGTTAAGCGGGTTAAGCAAATATGAAACCTTCACCCGCGTGTTAAAAGCATCCGGACGCAGGGAGCCTTATATGTCCGGTGGATTAAGTACCACGCTACGATACAAGAACTTGCGTATGAGCGCCATGTTCTCGTATAGCTTAGGTGCCAAAACCCGTTTGTTCCGAATGTTTAATGACAATATAAAACCGGAATTCAATGTTCACCGTGATTTTCTAAAACGCTGGCAGAAGCCGGGGGACGAGAAAAGCACAAATATCCCCTCTTTGATGTCTTACGGAAGTGCTGCGTATTATAGATACTATACCCATTACTCCAATCTTTTTGATGATATACAACCCTTTGCCTCGGACGCTTGGACAATGTATGATTATTCGGATGCACGAGTGGTCAGTGCCAACTATCTGAAATGCTCCAGTCTTAGTTTCACGTACGAGTTCGGGGAGCGTATCTTGCCGAAAATAGGGATGTCACGGTTGGCCCTGACGTTATCAGGCACGAACCTGTTCACGCTTTGTTCCAGCAAATTAAAAGGTCAAACACCCACACAAGGAGGATTCAGCGAAATACAATTATCCGAACGTCCGACTTATTCATTCGGTTTAAGTGTCTCATTTTAA
- a CDS encoding fibrobacter succinogenes major paralogous domain-containing protein, with product MKKIIYTICLALMTFCIGCDDDDNHLPQVKPESTGTLTDDEGNEYTWVRYDGLDWMTSNFKAGTPYYELKDSWGWSDLISISDKDQAIADYDMYGNLYTYEDAIANAPEGWRLPTDEDWKKLEKALGMSPGELDDTGWRGSVEGELIQQDETGSGIHLLLAGYVSLQPGTPLFQYLRQVREYGYYWSSTVDESYTQSTAVYYRRIRFNSSQIERTSTTIEEKDYVQNVYKRFMSVRYVRDAQNN from the coding sequence ATGAAAAAAATAATCTATACAATATGTCTTGCCCTGATGACTTTCTGCATCGGGTGTGATGATGACGATAATCATTTGCCACAGGTGAAACCGGAAAGCACCGGAACCCTCACGGATGACGAGGGAAACGAATACACTTGGGTCCGCTATGACGGTCTGGACTGGATGACCTCTAATTTCAAAGCCGGAACCCCGTATTACGAATTAAAAGATTCATGGGGATGGAGTGACCTAATCAGTATCAGTGATAAAGATCAAGCCATTGCCGATTACGATATGTACGGGAATCTATACACGTACGAGGATGCCATTGCCAACGCACCAGAAGGATGGCGATTACCCACGGATGAGGATTGGAAAAAACTGGAAAAAGCCTTAGGAATGTCTCCCGGTGAACTCGACGATACAGGATGGCGAGGTTCTGTCGAGGGTGAACTCATACAACAGGATGAAACGGGAAGTGGCATACATTTACTCCTTGCCGGATATGTCAGTTTACAACCGGGAACTCCTCTTTTTCAATACCTACGTCAAGTTCGTGAATACGGGTATTACTGGAGCAGCACGGTTGACGAAAGCTACACGCAATCAACCGCCGTGTACTACCGGAGAATTCGTTTCAATTCTTCACAGATAGAACGAACGAGTACCACCATCGAGGAAAAAGATTACGTTCAGAATGTATATAAAAGATTCATGAGCGTACGTTACGTGAGAGACGCACAAAACAATTAA
- a CDS encoding thioredoxin domain-containing protein — protein MKKIISFAICILFTFPLLAQHGVNFRDLSYEQALEQAKQENKLLFIDCYTEWCGPCKKMMNEVFPQKAAGDFFNPRFVSVKFDMEKGEGKELSKKFDVHAYPTFLIVRTDGTVQHKLTGSSDLEGFIERVQKGLEEENTLPYQHQLYAKGEMSKQQLLAYKECLSEANDKEKAAQIYNELLEQLSDSDKMQKEFWGIYEDRSCQIGTPLFNYLLSNLTSIRENVGVEKVDNYLFPKYQKALNDYIRGFQQENSLPVSELKRQVSTLNINQQEILTEMANLATLVDQQKIDKIAKIIETNVTKNDVKEIILYVMGYRAITWQMKEPDTTHLAKLGTRLVKKIIPVIENKASSLTVEELYDYSFVFLTLEKHISKSNYARLAAIGEKVIPQLPESQYKMFVETTFKTYKERSR, from the coding sequence ATGAAAAAAATAATATCTTTTGCCATTTGTATTTTATTCACGTTCCCGCTACTCGCACAGCATGGGGTAAATTTTAGGGATCTCTCCTACGAACAAGCACTTGAGCAAGCGAAGCAGGAAAATAAACTCTTGTTTATTGATTGCTACACGGAATGGTGCGGCCCATGTAAAAAAATGATGAATGAGGTTTTCCCTCAAAAAGCAGCCGGGGACTTTTTCAACCCCAGATTCGTAAGTGTCAAGTTTGACATGGAAAAAGGGGAAGGCAAAGAATTAAGTAAAAAATTTGATGTTCACGCTTATCCCACCTTTTTAATTGTTCGCACGGATGGCACGGTACAACATAAACTGACCGGAAGTAGCGATCTGGAAGGATTTATTGAAAGGGTACAAAAGGGGCTGGAAGAAGAAAATACTCTTCCCTACCAGCACCAGCTTTACGCAAAAGGAGAAATGAGTAAACAGCAGCTACTCGCCTATAAAGAATGTTTATCGGAAGCCAATGACAAAGAAAAAGCGGCTCAAATATATAACGAATTACTAGAACAACTATCTGACTCGGACAAGATGCAAAAGGAATTTTGGGGTATTTACGAAGACCGGAGCTGCCAGATCGGTACCCCTCTCTTCAATTACCTGTTGTCAAATCTAACTTCTATCCGGGAAAATGTCGGAGTGGAAAAAGTAGACAACTATTTATTCCCCAAATATCAAAAAGCTCTAAACGACTATATCCGCGGGTTCCAGCAAGAAAATTCCCTTCCCGTTTCCGAATTAAAAAGACAAGTCTCGACTTTAAATATAAATCAACAGGAGATATTGACAGAAATGGCCAATCTGGCAACACTAGTCGATCAACAAAAAATAGACAAGATCGCCAAAATAATCGAGACAAATGTAACCAAAAACGATGTCAAAGAAATCATCCTGTATGTCATGGGCTACCGGGCGATCACGTGGCAAATGAAAGAACCGGACACAACGCATCTCGCCAAACTTGGTACAAGACTGGTCAAAAAAATCATTCCCGTAATAGAAAATAAAGCGTCCTCCTTAACAGTTGAGGAACTGTACGATTACTCGTTTGTATTTCTGACTCTGGAAAAACACATTAGCAAATCCAACTACGCCCGGCTTGCCGCAATCGGAGAAAAAGTGATTCCCCAATTACCGGAGAGTCAATACAAAATGTTCGTGGAGACTACATTCAAAACTTACAAAGAACGTTCCCGCTAA
- a CDS encoding TlpA disulfide reductase family protein, protein MRQLYYIVVALLLCGACDKQGGYVIRGSFPGLKDGMIVKLNQIEDPFNEINLSIDTVRNGQFELKGVTPSPVFCKITISNKDLVTDKKEIKNNGTLLFLDNSKMELQAEHYDSLSYIIFMHPLSTRGKAKVTGGPLQTEFNHYREVLQPLEADTDIPSSKLLEARFYKHQYSPEEYSKLYEEQYPLLLSRQAKVDAARMDFIRQYPTSPLSLYIAETLINTEFSRTKEELEELSRITAHVEDSVRKPRFLKRMELAQFQYKGVIYTDLSLETPTGENVKLSEHIQPGRYTILDFWASWCGPCKAAIPSIKKLYNEYSREMLDVISVSVDEKNADWQKALKEEKMEWAQLRAAQRESMMELSFKYNLLSIPRLMLVDPEGKVVFSGNDADALRLTFKQLVRE, encoded by the coding sequence ATGAGACAATTATATTACATTGTCGTGGCACTGTTATTATGTGGTGCCTGCGACAAACAGGGAGGGTATGTCATCCGGGGAAGTTTTCCCGGTTTGAAGGACGGGATGATCGTTAAATTGAACCAGATCGAGGACCCGTTCAACGAAATCAACCTAAGTATAGACACGGTACGTAACGGTCAATTTGAATTAAAAGGTGTTACCCCCTCTCCCGTGTTCTGCAAAATAACCATCAGTAACAAAGACCTTGTCACCGATAAAAAAGAAATCAAAAATAACGGTACACTCTTGTTTCTCGATAATTCAAAAATGGAGTTACAAGCAGAGCATTACGATAGTCTATCCTACATTATCTTCATGCATCCTCTCTCTACTCGAGGGAAAGCTAAGGTAACAGGCGGACCGCTACAAACCGAATTCAATCACTATCGTGAAGTGTTACAACCTTTGGAGGCAGACACAGACATTCCCTCGTCTAAATTACTGGAAGCAAGGTTCTACAAACACCAATATTCTCCGGAAGAATACAGTAAACTTTACGAGGAACAATACCCGTTATTGCTCTCCCGTCAGGCAAAAGTCGACGCAGCCCGCATGGATTTTATTCGCCAATACCCGACATCTCCCCTATCTCTATACATTGCAGAAACATTGATAAACACGGAATTTTCCCGCACCAAGGAAGAGTTGGAGGAATTGTCACGTATCACGGCCCACGTGGAAGATTCCGTACGCAAGCCACGTTTTTTGAAAAGGATGGAACTTGCACAATTTCAATATAAAGGAGTAATATACACCGATCTCTCGCTGGAAACCCCGACAGGAGAAAACGTGAAATTATCGGAGCATATCCAACCGGGACGTTACACGATTCTGGACTTTTGGGCATCCTGGTGCGGACCTTGCAAGGCTGCCATTCCCTCTATAAAAAAACTCTACAACGAGTACAGCCGGGAAATGCTGGATGTGATCAGTGTATCGGTAGATGAAAAAAATGCAGACTGGCAAAAAGCCTTGAAAGAAGAAAAAATGGAGTGGGCGCAATTAAGGGCCGCACAAAGAGAAAGCATGATGGAATTGTCGTTTAAATACAATTTACTCAGCATTCCGCGTCTGATGCTGGTGGACCCGGAGGGTAAAGTTGTCTTTAGCGGTAACGATGCCGATGCCCTACGATTAACATTCAAACAATTAGTTAGGGAATAA
- a CDS encoding TlpA disulfide reductase family protein yields MKYLLSLLFLGSMAACIEKPTDHFVLRGTVPGAIDSTEVTLASYKEYHKKIASGYVINGRFELQGKVNAPVYCRLSMSDQHANTNKESKDKSPNKYVEIGFFVENGNLTFQTPHIDSLPQSFWLYDIRKEKNYTLKGSVAQDIFYQYQQQTISLRHEIESLNKAYMENGNVENFKTSYAKQIKLENQTKEFIRSHQNLAVNLYLAEQLKKKPFTYDQAYLDELTEFFAPYQDTCLALQQFRQYLQTARTFVQGKALRDGEMTTPDGKKATLLSQLKKDHHTVIDFWASWCGPCRASFPHLREMHKTYGEKVTFISLSVDKSEKDWQKALEEEKLPWNQYLATPELSKDTRTNYNLNSIPTFLVIDPRGKIIYSGSNSGELEIMLEKI; encoded by the coding sequence ATGAAATATCTATTATCACTTTTATTTCTCGGTTCGATGGCTGCCTGTATCGAAAAACCGACAGATCATTTCGTGTTACGCGGTACGGTTCCCGGAGCCATTGATAGTACCGAAGTGACCTTGGCATCTTACAAGGAATACCATAAGAAAATTGCCTCAGGATATGTCATCAATGGAAGATTTGAACTTCAAGGAAAAGTAAATGCCCCCGTGTATTGCCGATTAAGCATGAGCGATCAGCACGCAAATACAAACAAAGAATCAAAAGACAAAAGCCCCAATAAATATGTGGAGATCGGCTTTTTTGTTGAGAACGGTAACCTGACCTTTCAAACTCCCCATATCGATAGCCTGCCACAATCTTTTTGGCTGTATGATATTCGCAAAGAGAAGAATTACACGTTGAAAGGTTCTGTTGCACAGGATATATTCTATCAATACCAACAACAAACCATATCCCTGCGCCATGAAATCGAATCCCTCAACAAAGCCTACATGGAAAACGGGAATGTTGAAAACTTCAAAACCTCGTACGCCAAACAAATCAAGCTCGAAAACCAAACGAAAGAATTTATAAGGAGTCATCAAAACTTGGCTGTAAATCTCTATCTCGCAGAACAATTGAAGAAAAAGCCTTTCACTTATGACCAGGCGTACCTGGATGAACTAACCGAATTTTTCGCTCCCTATCAAGACACATGCCTCGCATTACAACAGTTTCGACAATACCTGCAAACAGCCCGTACTTTCGTACAAGGTAAAGCGTTACGAGACGGAGAAATGACAACTCCTGACGGGAAAAAAGCCACCCTACTCTCCCAGCTCAAAAAAGATCATCACACGGTGATTGATTTCTGGGCTTCATGGTGCGGACCTTGTCGGGCAAGTTTCCCTCACCTGCGGGAAATGCACAAGACATACGGAGAAAAAGTAACTTTTATCAGCTTGTCCGTGGATAAAAGTGAAAAAGATTGGCAGAAAGCGCTGGAAGAAGAAAAACTCCCTTGGAATCAGTATCTCGCCACCCCGGAATTGAGTAAAGACACCCGAACGAACTACAACCTAAATAGTATTCCGACATTTTTAGTCATCGATCCGAGAGGTAAAATCATCTATTCCGGGAGTAACAGTGGGGAATTGGAAATTATGCTGGAGAAAATTTAA
- a CDS encoding FecR family protein, with protein sequence MEKDILSKLEVARLIALQRLGILPESEERRLSAWVERDEKNKAFYEQLRQKSFDGNATSPSTAEGWNLFEKKYRTGEKGSRPFRRTLYRLVASVAVLVLAITGTYYYLTQPNEEIISSPQPVSAVQLVLENGNKITLDDPQSSVLALNNNAALHAEKQEIDYATAEKKTVEIDEIYHTIIVPKYGEYTVRLSDNTTVKLNSESTLTYPVQFKGKERKIRLTGEAYLEVTPDTTRRFIVEAAGTTVTVLGTTFNVNTSAPDGNVATTLVNGKVEVGNGLTTTIISPGQQAITTSGNARIEVKEVDTNVVTAWVRDMFYFDEKPLGEIMQELSRWYEFKVIFEKESLKQRKFTIETSRYEDIDKVLKLIEETHVVTCRKEGKTIYIQ encoded by the coding sequence ATGGAAAAAGATATTTTATCGAAACTAGAAGTTGCTCGCCTCATCGCTCTCCAGCGTTTGGGAATCCTGCCCGAATCAGAAGAACGGAGACTTTCTGCGTGGGTGGAAAGAGACGAAAAAAACAAGGCTTTTTATGAACAATTACGCCAAAAATCATTCGATGGAAACGCGACTTCACCATCCACGGCAGAAGGTTGGAATTTATTCGAGAAAAAATATCGTACCGGGGAAAAAGGCTCCCGGCCATTCCGACGTACCCTCTACCGTCTGGTGGCAAGCGTCGCCGTGTTAGTTCTTGCCATAACAGGGACATACTACTATCTTACACAACCGAACGAAGAAATAATCTCCTCTCCCCAACCTGTTTCTGCCGTGCAACTTGTACTGGAAAACGGAAATAAAATCACGCTGGATGACCCGCAATCTTCCGTGCTGGCTTTAAATAACAATGCTGCCTTACACGCGGAAAAACAAGAAATCGACTATGCTACCGCAGAAAAAAAGACGGTTGAAATTGATGAAATCTATCACACGATTATCGTTCCCAAATACGGGGAATACACCGTCCGTCTTTCCGACAATACAACCGTGAAACTCAATTCAGAAAGTACACTGACCTATCCCGTTCAATTCAAGGGGAAGGAGCGAAAAATCCGCTTAACGGGAGAGGCTTATCTGGAGGTGACACCCGACACCACCCGCCGTTTCATCGTTGAGGCCGCAGGCACCACGGTCACCGTGTTGGGAACCACGTTCAACGTGAACACCTCCGCTCCCGACGGAAATGTAGCAACTACCCTCGTGAACGGGAAAGTGGAAGTAGGCAATGGCCTAACAACGACAATCATTTCCCCCGGCCAGCAAGCCATCACCACATCGGGAAACGCCCGCATCGAAGTAAAAGAGGTTGACACGAACGTCGTGACAGCATGGGTACGGGATATGTTCTATTTTGACGAAAAACCACTGGGAGAAATCATGCAGGAATTATCCCGCTGGTACGAATTCAAAGTTATTTTCGAAAAAGAAAGCCTGAAACAACGGAAATTCACCATCGAGACATCTCGTTACGAAGATATTGACAAGGTTCTGAAATTGATTGAAGAGACGCACGTGGTCACGTGCAGAAAGGAGGGAAAAACCATATACATCCAGTAA
- a CDS encoding RagB/SusD family nutrient uptake outer membrane protein, with protein sequence MKNILFIGLLLLSMSACSSFLEEYSQDLARVENITDLDELLLGSAYLPAGKISSTSSGGSSMNGDPYSYFIHFMSDELQQNGSQVDRSAFDPMSSSIFGYYTWQRNVGIDIKGTMIGMENSFWKSTYQYINATNMILDELENVSAKGNEEELNKIRIEGEARFLRALYYFSLVNLYAEPYAPSKAAQTQGIPLKLTSYIEDKDYTCSRVSEIYEQIIRDLKKAEECLAQTSRKSVYRADLTATYLLMSRVYLYMQDYKNARTYAQYVLDRNDNLTDLKSFAGQDNVFTSQSSEVLFSMGGHLLSSYIYGSDSNEEQYPFYVSEDLIKAFDNDNDLRKSLYITEGTFGYYYKKIYWGRSHYNEACSVSDNFMFRTSEAYLNLAEAAAFDDDEPTARRILGLLQAKRFSTPPAITESGNALIDLIRHERQRELCLEGHRWYDLRRYTVCEKYPWSKSFQHVFTDYELSLSVYDYVAIRTRVFELEANDKAYTLSFPKEVLDFQNNLSKNERPDRIPVETINH encoded by the coding sequence ATGAAAAATATATTATTTATCGGATTACTATTACTCTCCATGAGTGCCTGTTCGAGTTTCTTGGAAGAATACTCCCAGGATCTGGCAAGAGTTGAAAACATTACCGACCTTGACGAACTATTACTGGGAAGCGCTTATCTCCCCGCCGGCAAGATCAGCAGTACCAGCTCCGGAGGAAGTTCCATGAACGGCGACCCGTACAGTTATTTCATTCATTTCATGTCCGACGAATTACAGCAAAACGGATCGCAAGTAGATCGTTCCGCTTTCGACCCGATGAGCAGTAGTATATTCGGGTATTACACTTGGCAACGAAATGTCGGCATTGATATTAAAGGAACCATGATCGGAATGGAAAATTCATTCTGGAAATCGACCTACCAATACATCAATGCAACTAACATGATTCTGGATGAACTGGAAAATGTCAGTGCAAAAGGAAACGAGGAAGAATTAAATAAGATCCGGATAGAAGGAGAGGCTCGTTTCCTGCGAGCCCTGTATTATTTCTCGCTGGTAAACCTGTATGCAGAACCTTATGCCCCGTCAAAAGCAGCCCAAACACAGGGGATCCCATTAAAACTCACCTCCTATATTGAGGATAAGGATTACACGTGTAGCAGAGTGTCCGAGATTTACGAACAAATTATACGGGATTTGAAAAAAGCGGAAGAATGTCTTGCCCAAACCAGTCGTAAGTCCGTCTACCGGGCAGACCTGACAGCTACCTACTTATTAATGAGTCGCGTGTATCTTTATATGCAAGATTACAAAAATGCCCGGACATACGCACAATACGTACTTGACAGAAACGATAACCTGACCGATCTGAAATCGTTCGCCGGACAGGACAATGTATTCACCTCGCAATCAAGCGAAGTACTATTCTCCATGGGGGGACATTTACTATCCTCCTACATCTACGGGAGTGATAGTAACGAGGAACAATACCCGTTTTACGTGTCAGAGGACTTGATTAAAGCATTTGATAATGACAATGATTTGCGAAAATCCCTTTACATCACGGAAGGAACATTCGGTTATTATTACAAAAAAATATACTGGGGAAGAAGTCATTATAACGAAGCTTGTAGCGTGTCGGACAATTTCATGTTCCGAACATCCGAGGCTTATCTGAATTTGGCCGAGGCTGCCGCGTTCGACGATGACGAACCCACCGCTCGCCGGATTCTCGGTTTATTACAGGCGAAACGTTTCAGCACGCCCCCGGCAATCACCGAAAGCGGTAACGCCTTGATTGATTTAATCCGTCATGAACGTCAAAGAGAATTGTGTTTGGAAGGCCACCGCTGGTATGATTTACGCCGTTACACCGTATGCGAAAAATATCCTTGGTCAAAAAGCTTTCAACACGTCTTTACGGATTATGAACTGAGTTTATCTGTTTATGACTATGTTGCCATACGCACCCGGGTTTTCGAGTTAGAGGCAAACGATAAGGCATATACATTATCATTCCCGAAAGAAGTTCTGGATTTCCAAAACAATTTAAGTAAAAACGAACGTCCGGATCGTATTCCGGTGGAAACCATTAATCATTAA